A window of Ranitomeya variabilis isolate aRanVar5 chromosome 2, aRanVar5.hap1, whole genome shotgun sequence contains these coding sequences:
- the LOC143809628 gene encoding uncharacterized protein LOC143809628 isoform X1, whose product MRRTMRALTTKILHLLLNCLLKRINNEDPKSPPEFTPASYTNIVEMQNESFPASFRDDAITSLPSSSPLSDIPAHGETKSSIYLSIEQQNSENEEKGEKRQEIPATEETKSSIYLSIEQQN is encoded by the exons ATGAGGAGGACAATGAGAGCTTTAACTACAAAAATTTTACATCTTCTTCTGAATTGCCTTCTAAA GAGGATAAACAATGAGGATCCCAAGTCCCCTCCAGAGTTTACCCCAGCATCCTACACAAACATAGTAGAAAT GCAGAATGAATCTTTTCCTGCATCTTTTAGAGATGATGCTATTACCAGTTTGCCATCCTCGTCCCCATTGTCAG ATATTCCAGCTCACGGGGAAACAAAATCTTCAATATATTTGAGTATAGAGCAACAAAACTCAGAAAATGAAGAAAAGGGGGAAAAGAGACAAG AAATTCCAGCTACCGAGGAAACAAAATCTTCAATATATTTGAGTATAGAAcaacaaaactaa
- the LOC143809628 gene encoding uncharacterized protein LOC143809628 isoform X2, with translation MRRTMRALTTKILHLLLNCLLKQNESFPASFRDDAITSLPSSSPLSDIPAHGETKSSIYLSIEQQNSENEEKGEKRQEIPATEETKSSIYLSIEQQN, from the exons ATGAGGAGGACAATGAGAGCTTTAACTACAAAAATTTTACATCTTCTTCTGAATTGCCTTCTAAA GCAGAATGAATCTTTTCCTGCATCTTTTAGAGATGATGCTATTACCAGTTTGCCATCCTCGTCCCCATTGTCAG ATATTCCAGCTCACGGGGAAACAAAATCTTCAATATATTTGAGTATAGAGCAACAAAACTCAGAAAATGAAGAAAAGGGGGAAAAGAGACAAG AAATTCCAGCTACCGAGGAAACAAAATCTTCAATATATTTGAGTATAGAAcaacaaaactaa